In the genome of candidate division KSB1 bacterium, one region contains:
- a CDS encoding BtpA/SgcQ family protein, protein MTSFRQLFKTAHPLIGMLHLPPLPGSPNYTGTMQHILDAAQQDAQVLLEAGFAGLIIENLGDAPYYPDHAPAETVAAMSVVAAHVRRQTKLPVGVNVLRNDAQSAMAIAAAADLQFIRVNVLIGTSVTDQGLISGQAHLVARKRQQLHAENVLIFADLRVKHAAPLVERELAQEIDDLFERALADAIIISGTGSGKPIDFDFLREVKKLAADRPVLIGSGLNLENAKASLAVADGAIVGSSIKIDGKIHNRVDEKRGRRLMELVKS, encoded by the coding sequence GTGACCTCTTTCCGCCAACTTTTTAAAACCGCGCACCCGCTCATCGGCATGCTGCACTTGCCGCCCTTGCCCGGCAGCCCAAATTATACTGGAACAATGCAACATATCCTCGACGCGGCACAGCAGGATGCGCAAGTTTTACTCGAAGCCGGATTCGCCGGATTGATCATTGAAAATTTGGGCGATGCGCCGTATTATCCCGATCACGCGCCGGCGGAGACGGTGGCGGCGATGAGCGTCGTCGCGGCCCACGTTCGCCGACAAACCAAACTTCCGGTCGGCGTCAACGTCCTGCGCAATGATGCGCAAAGCGCGATGGCCATTGCCGCGGCCGCCGATCTGCAATTTATTCGCGTCAACGTTTTGATCGGCACGAGCGTCACGGATCAAGGCCTGATCAGCGGCCAGGCGCATCTCGTCGCGCGCAAAAGGCAGCAACTGCACGCCGAAAACGTCCTGATCTTCGCCGACCTGCGCGTGAAACACGCCGCGCCGCTGGTCGAGCGCGAACTGGCGCAGGAAATTGACGATCTCTTCGAGCGCGCGCTGGCCGATGCCATCATCATCAGCGGCACCGGCAGCGGCAAGCCGATTGATTTTGATTTCTTGCGTGAAGTAAAAAAACTTGCAGCTGATCGGCCGGTGTTGATTGGCAGTGGATTGAATTTGGAAAATGCCAAAGCTTCGCTCGCAGTGGCGGACGGGGCGATTGTGGGAAGCTCGATTAAGATTGATGGGAAAATTCATAATCGGGTTGATGAAAAGCGCGGACGACGACTTATGGAACTTGTCAAATCATAG